In Caulobacter sp. X, the sequence GTCGAACATCGGGTTCGACTTCAGGGTCACGTGCTCGAGGACGACGTCGTCCTGGATGATGGTCACGGGCTGCGAGGCGCCCAGATAGAAGTCGATGTTGCCCAGGCCCCGGATGTAGAAGCGCGGGAAGATCCGGCCCGTGGTGGTCTCGGCGTACAGGCTGGGGACGCGACCCGACAGGGCCAGGATGTCCTCGCCGCCGGCCTGGACGGCGCGCAGCTGGTCGCCGCCGACCGCGGCCACCGACAGCGGCACCTTCTGCAGGTTCTCCGAGCGGCGCTCGGCGGTGACGACGACTTCTTCCAGAGCCGTGGCGGGCTCGGCGGCCTGGCGAGCCTGGGCCGCCGAGGCGACGCCCAGCAGGGACACGCCCAAGAGGCACGCCAGCTTGAGGGAGGATTGAGTGCGCATGAAAGAGACCTTCTTCGCGGCCTTGTGGCCGTCGTTTGGGAGACGCGAGGAGCTAGCGGGGCGCGCGCGATTCGTCTCGCGCCAAGGCCCCGTGCTCGAACACGCCCGCGCTCTTAGGCCGCTTCCATGTCAGTTCAGTGAAGGTTTACTTACTTGGCTTCGCGCTCCGACCTCCCCGGCATTCGCCGGAGAGGTCGGACTTCATGGCTTCTTCCCCGCCAGATTCACCGTCACCGCCGCCCGCACCAGCGCCTTGAACGCCGCCTCGTCGTCAATTGGCCCGCGCCTGCGCCAAGGCCTGCGCCAGGGTTTCCAGCGAGAACGGCTTGGAGATGAACGGCCAGTCGCCGGCGCGGGCGCGGCTCTGGTCGCCGCCGACATAGCCCGAGCACAGCACGACCGGCAGGCCGGGACGCGAGGCGGCCAGTTGTTCGGCCAGGTCCACGCCGCTCTTGCCGCCGGGCATGATCACGTCGGTCAGCACCAGCTCGATCGTCGGGTCCGTGTCCAGCCGCGAGAGCGCCTCCTCGACCCCGCCGGCCCGGACGACCGTGTGGCCCAGGTCGCTGAGCATCGCCTCGATCAATTCGGCCACCTGCGGATCGTCCTCGACCAGCAGGATGCGCGAGGGGGTCTGGGCGCGGATATGGTCGATCTGCTGGGCCTGATCGCGCGGCGTATCCGCCGCGACCACCGGCAGAAGCAAGGAGACGGTCGAGCCTTGGCCGACCACGCTCTCGATCTCGACCGAGCCGCCGCTCTGCCGCGCGAAGCCATAGACCTGCGACAGGCCAAGCCCCGTGCCCTCGCCGGGCGGCTTGGTGGTGAAGAAGGGTTCGACCGCGCGCGCGATGGTGGCCGCGTCCATGCCCGAGCCGGTGTCTTGCACCGAGACCTTCAGATAGGCGCCGGGCTCCAGCTCGCCGCGCGGCGCGCTGATCGTCACCGCGCCGGACTCGATGGTCACCGAGCCGCCGGGCGCGGTGGCGTCGCGGGCGTTGACGACCAGGTTGAGCAGCGCCGCCTCGAACTGGCCGGCGTCGATGCGGGCCGAGCGCACGCCGGCGCCTAGCCGCAACTTGAAGCCATAGGCGTCGCCCAGGGCGCGCTTCAGCAGCTCCTCGCTCTCGGCGATCAGGCGGTCGACGCGGCGCACCTCGGGCTTCAGCGGCTGGCGGCGGGCGAAGGCCAGGAGGTGCTGGGTCAGCTTCTCGCCGCGCTTGGCCGCCGCCAGGGCCGCGCCGATCATCCGCTCGCGGCGGCGTTCGTCGTCGGGGTGACGCGCGACGACGTCGAGCGCGCCGATCACCACGGTCAGCAGGTTGTTGAAGTCGTGGGCCACCCCGCCGGTCAGCTGGCCGATGGCTTCCAGCTTCTGGGCCTGCAGCAACTGGGCCTGGGCGGCGTCGCGCTCGGCCACGGCCGCCGCCGCCCGCTCGCTGAGCAGCTCGTTGATGTTGGTCAGGTTCTCCTCGGCCCGCTTGGCGTCGGTGATGTCGAAGGCGATGCCGGAGAAGCCCGAGAAGGCGCCGCCGGAGTCCAGACGCGGCTGCGAGAACGACTTCAGCCAGCGCCATTCTCCGTCGGCGCGCCGATAGCGGCCCTCCAGGCTGAACGGCTTCAGCGAGGCCTCGCCCTCGATCTGGGCCTTCAGTATGCCCGGCAGATCGTCGGGGTGCAGGCGCGAGCGCCAGTCCAGGGTCAGGGCCTCGTCATAGGAGAGGCCGGCGAAGTCGACATAGGCCTGGTTGACGAACTCGCGCGCGCCGCCCACGCGGGTGGTCCACATCAGGGCCGGAGCGCTATCGGCCAGGCTGCGGAAACGCGCCTCGCTCTCGCGCACCCGCTCCTCGGCGCGGCGGCGGTTGGTGACATCGAAGTTCAGCCCGATCATCCGGATCGGCTTGCCGGTCTCGTCGCGGACGACCTCGCCGCGGCCGTGGACCCAGCGCTCGCCCTGGCTGGTGTCGGCCAAGCGGTACTCGACCTCGTACTCGCTCGCGCCGGCCAGGGCCGCCATCACGCGCTCGCGGGCCATCTCCTGGTCATCGGGGTGGACGTATTTGGCCATGTCGGCCAGGCGGATCGGTCCTTCCATCGGGGCGCCGATGTTCCGCCGGGCGGCGGGCGAGAAGTAAAGCTCGCCGGTTTCGGCGTTGAACTCCCAGGGGCCGACGCCGGCGGCGGTCTGGGTCACCCGCAGGCGGGCCTCGGCCTCGGCCAGGTCCTTCTTGACCTTGGCCAGGCCCCGGATGGCCCCGCGCAGGCCCTCGGCGATGCCGACCACCATCACCGCGCACAGCAGGTAGATGACCATGGTGGCCAGCTC encodes:
- a CDS encoding PAS domain-containing sensor histidine kinase; the encoded protein is MENKDAPSLVSDEQGRIHGLISAWLIPPVPPPAPLCALAALIGIGMAVLIRVALLGLHGGVGATQPFFPAVMMVTLYAGWRWGLVPTLAGAAFGWWLWGGREGVPLSEDELATMVIYLLCAVMVVGIAEGLRGAIRGLAKVKKDLAEAEARLRVTQTAAGVGPWEFNAETGELYFSPAARRNIGAPMEGPIRLADMAKYVHPDDQEMARERVMAALAGASEYEVEYRLADTSQGERWVHGRGEVVRDETGKPIRMIGLNFDVTNRRRAEERVRESEARFRSLADSAPALMWTTRVGGAREFVNQAYVDFAGLSYDEALTLDWRSRLHPDDLPGILKAQIEGEASLKPFSLEGRYRRADGEWRWLKSFSQPRLDSGGAFSGFSGIAFDITDAKRAEENLTNINELLSERAAAAVAERDAAQAQLLQAQKLEAIGQLTGGVAHDFNNLLTVVIGALDVVARHPDDERRRERMIGAALAAAKRGEKLTQHLLAFARRQPLKPEVRRVDRLIAESEELLKRALGDAYGFKLRLGAGVRSARIDAGQFEAALLNLVVNARDATAPGGSVTIESGAVTISAPRGELEPGAYLKVSVQDTGSGMDAATIARAVEPFFTTKPPGEGTGLGLSQVYGFARQSGGSVEIESVVGQGSTVSLLLPVVAADTPRDQAQQIDHIRAQTPSRILLVEDDPQVAELIEAMLSDLGHTVVRAGGVEEALSRLDTDPTIELVLTDVIMPGGKSGVDLAEQLAASRPGLPVVLCSGYVGGDQSRARAGDWPFISKPFSLETLAQALAQARAN